In Arachis stenosperma cultivar V10309 chromosome 1, arast.V10309.gnm1.PFL2, whole genome shotgun sequence, one DNA window encodes the following:
- the LOC130939404 gene encoding probable prolyl 4-hydroxylase 10: MAKPRYSRFQPARKTTSSSSMILTSLLIFTFLVLILLALGFLSIPTASNHNVSKPNDLTHIAHNTLHTGEDDDGNGEHWIEVVSWEPRAFIYHNFLTKAECEYLINIAKPNMHKSSVVDSTTGKSKDSRVRTSSGTFLARGRDKVVRNIEKRIADFTFIPVEQGEGLQVLHYEVGQKYEPHYDYFLDEFNTQNGGQRIATVLMYLSDVEEGGETVFPAAKGNISSVPWWNELSECGKKGLSIKPKRGDALLFWSMKPDATLDPSSLHGGCPVIKGDKWSCTKWMRINEYKIN; encoded by the exons atggcgAAGCCAAGGTACTCGAGGTTTCAGCCTGCTCGCAAAACGACGTCGTCCTCCTCCATGATCCTCACCTCACTCCTCATCTTCACATTCCTCGTTTTGATCCTTCTGGCGCTCGGATTCCTCTCCATTCCAACCGCCTCAAACCACAACGTTTCAAAACCCAACGACCTCACTCACATCGCTCATAACACTCTCCACAC AGGCGAAGACGATGATGGCAATGGAGAACACTGGATTGAAGTAGTTTCTTGGGAGCCTCGTGCTTTTATCTATCATAATTTTCTG ACCAAAGCAGAATGTGAATATCTAATCAATATAGCCAAGCCAAATATGCATAAGTCATCCGTTGTAGATAGTACAACTGGGAAGAGTAAAGACAGCAG AGTAAGGACAAGCTCTGGTACTTTTCTAGCCAGAGGACGTGATAAAGTTGTGAGGAATATAGAGAAGAGAATTGCTGATTTTACTTTTATACCTGTAG AGCAGGGTGAAGGACTTCAAGTTCTCCACTATGAAGTTGGACAAAAGTATGAGCCTCATTATGACTACTTTTTGGATGAATTTAACACACAGAACGGGGGCCAGCGTATAGCGACAGTACTGATGTACCT CTCAGATGTTGAAGAAGGTGGTGAGACTGTGTTCCCAGCTGCCAAGGGAAATATCAGCTCTGTGCCATGGTGGAATGAGCTTTCCGAGTGTGGAAAGAAAGGTCTTTCTATTAAGCCGAAGAGGGGGGATGCTTTGCTTTTTTGGAGCATGAAGCCTGATGCAACTTTAGACCCATCAAGTTTGCATG GTGGTTGTCCAGTGATTAAGGGTGATAAATGGTCGTGCACCAAATGGATGCGTATCAAtgaatacaaaataaattaa
- the LOC130939305 gene encoding uncharacterized protein At1g76070-like, protein MMMEKISKLKNKLFKFFLTQPVVASMALQNPTMSPNNSVSKRGCRSHHGFKVSIVPKEVRRKHRSASFRSNNEPSSPKVSCMGDVKCKKKRMALKQKRVEETIITKRNDDVPCEQKKGKVLLWIFKGQKQSGGNKGFVLEEKAQENSQVIAAPSLGAMKKFKGGRGSLRDFDVTITKRC, encoded by the coding sequence ATGATGATGGAGAAAATCTCCAAATTGAAGAACAAGTTGTTCAAGTTTTTTCTTACACAACCTGTAGTAGCTTCAATGGCCCTTCAAAATCCAACAATGAGTCCCAACAATAGTGTATCCAAAAGGGGTTGTAGATCACACCATGGATTCAAGGTTTCAATAGTTCCAAAGGAAGTTAGAAGAAAGCATAGGAGTGCAAGCTTTAGGTCAAATAATGAACCATCATCTCCTAAGGTATCATGCATGGGAGACGTTAAgtgcaagaagaagagaatggcCCTCAAACAGAAAAGGGTTGAAGAGACTATTATAACCAAAAGGAATGATGATGTTCCATGTGAACAAAAGAAGGGCAAGGTTCTTCTTTGGATCTTCAAGGGTCAAAAGCAAAGTGGTGGGAATAAAGGGTTTGTGTTAGAAGAGAAGGCACAAGAAAATTCACAGGTAATAGCAGCACCATCATTGGGTGCCATGAAGAAGTTTAAAGGTGGTAGAGGGTCACTGAGAGATTTTGATGTTACAATTACTAAAAGGtgttaa
- the LOC130939295 gene encoding pentatricopeptide repeat-containing protein CRR2, chloroplastic-like, producing the protein MHGVSRRVQQFLVPKPHKKESFSYTDLLNLCKTTNCIKQTHAQIVVNGHEQNPFVTTKLVDRYTQLSSNLEYARKVFDTLSERDVFCWNVLIKGYANMGPFVEAIKVYDEMHTSGTTPNRYTYPFALKACAAERDFHKGRVIHGHVVKCGLDLDLFVANGLIAFYAKCQEVEVSRRVFDKMPQRDIVSWNSMISGYATNGYVDDAILLFYDMLRDGDISAPDNATFVTILPAFAQAADVQAGYWIHSYIVKIGMNLDAAIASGLISLYSNCGYIRMARAIFDQVSDRNVIVWNAIIRCYGMHGLAEEALRMFQQLVESSVKPDGVLFLCLLSACSHAGLLEQGWHLFQSMETYGVKKSEAHYACIVDLLGRAGDLNKALEIIQTMPIQPGKNVYGALLGASRIHKNMELAEFAAEKLLVLDPNNAGRYVILAQMYEDAGRWEDAARVRKVIKEKEIKKPIGYSSVELESGHQKFGVNDETHPFTTQIFETLLSLDRIMGKEASIHWDSILVETSVC; encoded by the coding sequence ATGCATGGCGTGTCTCGTAGAGTGCAACAATTTTTGGTCCCAAAACCTCACAAAAAAGAATCTTTCTCTTACACAGACCTCTTGAACCTTTGTAAAACCACCAATTGCATAAAACAGACGCATGCGCAGATTGTTGTTAATGGCCACGAACAAAATCCATTTGTCACAACTAAGCTAGTAGACAGGTATACCCAATTAAGCTCCAACCTTGAATATGCACGCAAGGTGTTTGACACTTTGTCCGAAAGAGATGTTTTCTGTTGGAACGTGCTCATCAAGGGATATGCCAACATGGGTCCTTTTGTTGAGGCCATAAAGGTTTATGATGAGATGCACACGAGTGGCACCACCCCGAATCGCTATACTTATCCTTTTGCACTCAAGGCATGTGCTGCTGAGAGGGATTTCCATAAGGGTAGAGTGATTCATGGGCATGTTGTGAAGTGTGGGTTGGACTTGGACTTGTTCGTTGCCAATGGCCTCATTGCGTTTTATGCGAAGTGTCAGGAAGTTGAAGTGTCTAGAAGAGTGTTTGATAAGATGCCTCAACGCGACATTGTTAGTTGGAATTCAATGATCTCAGGGTATGCCACAAATGGATATGTGGATGATGCAATCTTGCTGTTCTATGACATGTTGAGGGATGGTGATATCAGTGCTCCGGATAATGCCACCTTTGTGACTATTCTCCCTGCATTTGCTCAGGCTGCGGATGTTCAAGCCGGATATTGGATTCATTCTTATATTGTCAAGATAGGGATGAATCTTGATGCTGCTATAGCTAGTGGTCTTATATCATTGTACTCGAATTGTGGCTACATTCGCATGGCAAGAGCAATCTTTGACCAGGTTTCTGATAGAAACGTCATTGTGTGGAATGCTATAATTAGATGCTATGGAATGCATGGTCTTGCGGAGGAAGCACTCCGCATGTTTCAGCAATTAGTTGAGTCAAGCGTGAAGCCGGATGGTGTTTTGTTTTTGTGCTTGTTATCTGCTTGCAGTCATGCAGGTTTGCTCGAACAAGGCTGGCACCTTTTTCAGTCCATGGAAACCTATGGTGTCAAGAAAAGCGAGGCACATTATGCTTGCATTGTGGATCTATTAGGCAGAGCTGGGGATTTGAATAAAGCATTGGAGATTATCCAAACTATGCCTATTCAACCGGGGAAGAATGTTTACGGTGCCTTACTCGGTGCTTCTAGAATACACAAAAACATGGAGCTTGCTGAATTTGCCGCAGAGAAATTATTAGTTTTGGACCCCAACAATGCGGGGCGCTATGTGATTCTAGCACAGATGTACGAAGATGCAGGAAGATGGGAGGATGCAGCTAGAGTGAGGAAAGTAATCAAggagaaagaaatcaagaagccaATTGGGTATAGTTCTGTGGAGCTTGAATCAGGTCACCAAAAATTTGGGGTAAATGATGAAACACACCCATTTACAACACAAATATTTGAAACTCTGCTAAGTTTAGATAGGATCATGGGGAAAGAAGCTAGCATTCATTGGGATTCCATTTTAGTGGAAACCAGTGTATGCTAG
- the LOC130944207 gene encoding CST complex subunit TEN1 yields MAQFEIKSGALVTLQELNHSSPFFKQGASLRVTGKLQEYTLETAIATIVDGSDFLKVNTEHLRDLTFKVGSIYQFIGELQIRSENNEGVLQARVGRNVDGIDLNLYHQSLLLLRQFQANHLNNPAS; encoded by the exons ATGGCTCAGTTTGAAATAAAATCTGGTGCATTGGTTACTTTGCAAGAGCTAAACCATTCGTCGCCATTTTTCAAGCAAGGAGCGTCGCTCAGAGTAACCGGAAA GTTGCAAGAATACACATTAGAGACAGCCATAGCAACAATCGTTGATGGTAGTGATTTCTTGAAAGTTAATACCGAACATCTGAGGGATCTTACCTTCAAAGTTGGTTCTATCTACCAATTCATTGGTGAGCTTCAAATCCGATCCGAGAATAATGAG GGAGTTTTGCAGGCTCGTGTCGGTAGAAACGTTGATGGGATCGATCTCAATCTTTATCATCAGTCACTGCTGCTTCTAAGACAGTTTCAGGCCAACCATCTCAACAATCCAGCAAGTTAA
- the LOC130975409 gene encoding protein IQ-DOMAIN 20 has product MGASSHKWLRIIRRKFLRLSNKDNIITALPYTRRNQLEEDDNEATIGSNNEEETTTIAKEDLAAIKIQAYFRGHLARRAYGGLRSIVKVQALVRGVFVRKQSHIAMQCMHAILRLQLRVRARQLHLHGTFHNY; this is encoded by the exons atggGTGCATCGTCACACAAATGGTTGAGAATTATTCGGAGGAAGTTCCTTAGATTATCCAACAAAGACAACATCATCACTGCTCTACCTTACACAAGAAGAAACCAACTCGAAGAAGATGATAATGAAGCCACCATAGGAAGCAACAATGAAGAAGAAACCACCACCATAGCTAAGGAAGATCTTGCGGCAATCAAGATCCAAGCTTATTTTAGGGGTCATCTT GCAAGAAGAGCATATGGAGGTCTTAGAAGCATTGTGAAGGTGCAAGCATTGGTGCGTGGTGTTTTTGTGAGGAAACAATCACATATTGCTATGCAATGTATGCATGCAATTCTTCGTTTACAACTTAGGGTTCGAGCAAGGCAGCTCCACCTCCATGGAACCtttcataattattaa
- the LOC130969873 gene encoding thiosulfate sulfurtransferase 16, chloroplastic-like → MANYNFSNFCTKTSPNENLESRKVPTSVSVGVAHGLLQAGHRYLDVRTIEEFSAGHTPDAINIPYLHKIGEDMTKNADFIEQVSSQFSKHDKIVVGCKSGRRSKMAATDLLDAGFSGVKDVAGGYDDWTQNGLPTQI, encoded by the exons ATGGCAAATTACAACTTTTCAAACTTTTG CACAAAAACTAGTCCAAATGAGAATTTGGAGAGTAGAAAAGTTCCAACTTCGGTGTCCGTTGGCGTCGCGCATGGCCTTCTTCAAGCCGGACATCGCTATTTGGATGTCAG gACCATTGAAGAGTTCAGTGCAGGTCACACTCCAGATGCCATTAACATCCCTTACCTTCACAAAATTGGAGAAG ATATGACAAAAAACGCTGATTTCATTGAACAAGTCTCATCCCAATTCAGCAAACATGACAAAATCGTTGTT GGGTGCAAGAGCGGTAGGAGGTCTAAGATGGCTGCTACAGACTTATTAGATGCT GGATTTAGTGGAGTTAAAGATGTGGCTGGTGGTTATGATGATTGGACCCAAAATGGACTTCCAACACAAATATAA